A single window of Jaculus jaculus isolate mJacJac1 chromosome 14, mJacJac1.mat.Y.cur, whole genome shotgun sequence DNA harbors:
- the Tmem190 gene encoding transmembrane protein 190 — translation MVGSGIPALGLFLLMQGSVDASGIQGFFYPWSCEGDVWDRESCGGQAAIGNPNLCLRLQCCYRDGVCYHQRPDESMRRKHMSALGWSCGGLLFLTSSICLFWWAKRRDMLPMPQILRGKCGDLSPSVSLLSKDKRGSAAGTPVPGPTEGMDASGEGEVTEGGGEETEGDEDD, via the exons ATGGTGGGCTCTGGGATTCCAGCATTGGGCCTTTTCCTGCTTATGCAGGGCTCAGTAG ATGCGAGTGGAATCCAGGGATTCTTCTACCCATGGA gcTGTGAAGGAGATGTGTGGGACAGAGAGAGCTGTGGGGGTCAGGCAGCCATCGGGAACCCCAACCTCTGCCTGCGCTTGCAATGCTGCTACAGAGATGGGGTCTGTTATCACCAGCGTCCGGATG AAAGCATGCGCAGGAAGCACATGTCAGCCTTGGGCTGGTCCTGCGGAGGGCTGCTCTTCCTGACCTCCAGCATCTGCCTCTTCTG GTGGGCCAAACGCCGAGACATGCTGCCTATGCCGCAGATTCTGCGGGGTAAATGTGGCGACCTGTCACCATCAGTCTCCCTGCTGTCCAAAGACAAGAGAGGGTCCGCAGCTGGCACACCAGTCCCTGGGCCCACGGAGGGGATGGATGCCTCAGGGGAAGGGGAAGTGACAGAAGGTGGAGGTGAAGAAACAGAGGGAGATGAAGACGACTAG
- the Tmem238 gene encoding transmembrane protein 238, translating into MAVAPAVCGSQASPPGAGSPAASTPAPASGLGRCRVALLLAVALDVAGMAALLTGVFAQLQVRGRDFGDLLIYSGALLVFLSLLGWILWYTGNIEISRQELERDYGLRPTALARLARKLSRRWSAPAAAAGSRLTSGPRGARAAAARAPQPSRRVRLQLATLEAAPGPAGAGGE; encoded by the coding sequence ATGGCGGTGGCTCCGGCCGTGTGCGGCTCGCAGGCCTCCCCTCCGGGAGCCGGGTCCCCGGCGGCGTCCACCCCCGCTCCGGCGTCCGGCCTGGGCCGCTGCCGCGTGGCGCTGCTGCTGGCCGTGGCGCTGGACGTGGCGGGCATGGCGGCGCTGCTGACCGGAGTGTTCGCTCAGCTGCAGGTGCGCGGCCGCGACTTCGGAGACCTGCTCATCTACTCGGGCGCCCTGCTCGTCTTCCTGAGCCTGCTCGGCTGGATCCTCTGGTACACGGGCAACATCGAGATCTCGCGCCAGGAGCTCGAGCGCGACTACGGCCTGAGGCCCACGGCGCTCGCCCGCCTCGCTCGCAAGCTGTCCCGCCGCTGGTcggcgcccgccgccgccgcgggctCCCGGCTCACCTCGGGGCCTCGCGGAGCGCGCGCGGCCGCTGCCCGCGCGCCCCAGCCGTCCCGCCGCGTGCGCCTGCAGCTCGCCACGCTCGAGGCCGCGCCCGGGCCGGCGGGAGCTGGCGGCGAGTGA